A genomic stretch from Corynebacterium sp. 21KM1197 includes:
- a CDS encoding Na(+)/H(+) antiporter subunit C, translating to MVANLVLLIAAGTLISAGVYLVLDRAMTKMMLGLMLIGNGANLLILQAGGAAGSPPIIGRESELYGEDIADPLAQAMILTAIVISMAMVAFILTLAYRQYRYRAADVIEDDSEDAAILARPTVASAAPDHDASDDPSTGRMTSEGDSFGPRSFESPVKGEDND from the coding sequence ATGGTTGCTAATCTCGTCCTGCTCATCGCCGCAGGAACGCTCATCTCCGCCGGGGTGTACCTGGTGCTGGATCGCGCCATGACCAAGATGATGCTCGGCCTCATGCTCATTGGTAATGGGGCAAACCTGCTGATCCTCCAGGCCGGGGGTGCGGCGGGCTCCCCGCCCATCATCGGCCGGGAATCGGAACTTTACGGGGAGGACATCGCGGACCCCCTGGCCCAGGCCATGATCCTCACCGCCATCGTGATCTCCATGGCGATGGTGGCGTTCATTCTCACCCTCGCCTACCGCCAGTATCGCTACCGCGCCGCGGACGTGATCGAGGACGATAGCGAGGACGCCGCCATCCTGGCCCGTCCCACCGTGGCCTCGGCTGCCCCCGATCACGATGCCTCCGACGATCCCTCCACGGGCCGCATGACCTCCGAGGGAGATAGCTTTGGCCCGCGTTCCTTCGAGTCTCCGGTGAAGGGGGAGGACAATGACTGA
- a CDS encoding Na+/H+ antiporter subunit D — protein MTDLASHLAPYMPYLIPVPILAPAVAAALTLVLARFMQMQRLVAFFSLLGTITVSALMLVVIDQEGSQTLQIGGWDSPVGITLVADRLSTLMLSVSGLVLFAVMWYAIAQGVRDGGEDEPVAVFVPTYLLLSMGVNISFLAGDLFNLYVGFEVFLVASYVLLTLGGSAPRVRAGVGYVMVSMVSSMIFLFGLAMVYAAVGTLNMAQIGMRMEDVPSGTRAAIFAVLLVAFGIKAAVFPLDAWLPDSYPTAPSLVTAVFAGLLTKVGVYSIIRAQTVIFTDGSLNTLLLVVALATMFVGILGAMAQSDIKRLLSFTLVSHIGYMIFGLALGTAHGLSGAIFYAVHHILVQTALFLVVGLIERQAGTSSLRRLGSLLYATPLIAILYFIPAINLGGIPPFSGFIGKIMLMQAGAERGDAMAWLLIGGAVITSLLTLYVMVIVWSKGFWRDRKDAPEGHLAIARPAPLADVTDEVEMTERDDVGRIPVGMVGSTTLLVVASLALTVFAGPLVGVAQRAAESASDVSIYRSAVLGPNADDPTRTLDPSVRLDEGRDSYESRTASSTEMTTAPALTTDAPAAASTDSTAAALASATDPTPEEER, from the coding sequence ATGACTGATCTTGCTTCCCACCTCGCCCCATACATGCCGTACCTGATCCCGGTGCCCATTCTGGCCCCGGCGGTAGCGGCCGCGCTGACCCTGGTGCTCGCCCGCTTCATGCAGATGCAGCGCCTGGTGGCGTTTTTCTCCCTGCTGGGCACCATCACCGTCTCCGCGCTCATGCTGGTGGTGATCGACCAGGAGGGCAGCCAAACCCTGCAAATCGGCGGCTGGGATTCCCCCGTGGGGATCACGCTGGTGGCCGATCGCCTATCCACCCTCATGCTGAGCGTGTCCGGCCTCGTGCTCTTTGCCGTGATGTGGTACGCCATCGCCCAGGGCGTGCGCGATGGCGGTGAGGACGAACCCGTGGCCGTCTTTGTACCCACGTACCTCCTGCTCTCCATGGGCGTGAACATCTCCTTCCTCGCCGGGGACCTCTTTAACCTCTACGTGGGCTTTGAGGTGTTCCTGGTGGCCTCATACGTGTTGCTTACTTTGGGCGGCTCGGCCCCCCGCGTGCGCGCCGGCGTGGGCTACGTGATGGTCTCCATGGTCTCCTCCATGATCTTCCTCTTCGGCCTCGCCATGGTGTACGCCGCCGTGGGCACGCTGAACATGGCGCAGATCGGTATGCGCATGGAGGACGTCCCCTCCGGTACCCGCGCGGCGATCTTTGCGGTGCTGCTGGTGGCCTTTGGCATTAAGGCCGCCGTGTTCCCCCTCGACGCCTGGCTACCGGACTCCTACCCCACCGCCCCCTCGCTGGTCACCGCCGTGTTCGCGGGCCTGCTCACCAAGGTGGGCGTGTACTCCATCATCCGTGCCCAAACGGTGATCTTCACCGACGGCTCGCTCAATACCCTGCTCCTCGTAGTGGCCCTGGCCACCATGTTCGTGGGTATCCTCGGCGCGATGGCGCAGAGCGATATTAAGCGCCTGCTCTCCTTCACCCTGGTCAGCCACATCGGCTACATGATCTTTGGCCTAGCCCTGGGCACCGCCCACGGGCTTTCCGGGGCGATCTTCTACGCCGTGCACCACATTCTGGTGCAAACGGCCCTCTTCCTGGTGGTGGGGCTCATCGAGCGCCAGGCGGGTACCTCCTCGCTGCGCCGCCTGGGTTCCCTGCTCTACGCCACCCCCCTGATCGCCATCTTGTACTTCATTCCGGCGATCAACCTCGGCGGTATCCCGCCGTTCTCCGGGTTCATCGGCAAGATCATGCTCATGCAGGCGGGCGCGGAGCGCGGCGACGCCATGGCCTGGCTGCTCATCGGCGGCGCCGTAATCACCTCCCTGCTCACCCTGTACGTCATGGTGATCGTGTGGTCCAAGGGCTTCTGGCGCGACCGCAAGGACGCCCCCGAGGGGCACCTGGCCATCGCTCGCCCCGCCCCGCTGGCGGACGTCACCGACGAGGTGGAAATGACCGAGCGCGACGACGTAGGCCGTATCCCCGTGGGCATGGTGGGCTCCACCACCCTGCTGGTGGTGGCCTCCCTGGCGCTCACCGTCTTTGCCGGGCCGCTGGTGGGAGTGGCGCAGCGCGCCGCGGAATCCGCCTCCGACGTCAGCATTTACCGCTCGGCGGTGCTCGGCCCCAACGCCGATGATCCCACCCGCACCCTCGACCCCTCCGTGCGTTTGGACGAGGGACGCGATAGCTACGAGAGCCGCACGGCCTCCTCCACCGAGATGACCACGGCACCGGCGCTTACTACCGACGCCCCCGCTGCGGCGAGCACGGACAGCACCGCTGCGGCTTTGGCAAGCGCCACCGACCCCACACCCGAGGAGGAGCGCTAA
- a CDS encoding Na+/H+ antiporter subunit E yields MYQGVRNRMRPLTLFWITLLWCGLMGEVTWANVIAGLLVGLGVILILPLPRLPIAHLPVEWKALFVFLGYWLKELFTSSFEVAALALRPRALPKTAIVQAPMRVNSELILTLATGLYNLQPGGCITDIDIANRMWTVHLVNASTPEDIERELAVIRALERSMIDIFEGR; encoded by the coding sequence ATGTACCAAGGCGTAAGAAATAGAATGCGTCCCCTCACCCTGTTCTGGATCACGCTCCTATGGTGCGGCCTGATGGGCGAGGTCACCTGGGCCAACGTGATCGCGGGCCTCCTGGTGGGGCTGGGCGTCATCCTTATCCTGCCGCTGCCCCGGCTGCCCATCGCGCATCTCCCCGTGGAGTGGAAGGCTCTCTTTGTATTCCTGGGGTACTGGCTCAAGGAACTCTTCACCTCCAGCTTCGAGGTGGCCGCCCTCGCGCTGCGTCCCCGGGCGCTGCCCAAAACCGCCATCGTCCAGGCTCCCATGCGCGTGAATAGCGAGCTGATTCTCACCCTGGCCACCGGCCTGTATAACCTCCAACCGGGCGGCTGCATCACCGACATTGATATTGCCAACCGCATGTGGACGGTACACCTGGTAAACGCCTCCACACCGGAGGATATTGAACGGGAATTGGCGGTAATCCGCGCCCTGGAACGCAGCATGATCGACATTTTTGAAGGGAGATAA
- a CDS encoding monovalent cation/H+ antiporter complex subunit F, which yields MDSTIYQAVLTVAAVLFCASFLLTSWRILAGPNSLDRVVGLDGLVAMAQCALAVYICWTLDTTVSNAMLVIALLGFISSVSVARFRKRDGS from the coding sequence ATGGATTCCACCATTTACCAGGCCGTTCTCACCGTGGCGGCAGTGCTATTTTGCGCCTCATTCCTGCTCACCAGTTGGCGTATCCTCGCCGGGCCCAATTCCCTCGACCGCGTAGTGGGGCTCGATGGCCTCGTGGCGATGGCTCAGTGTGCCCTCGCGGTGTACATCTGCTGGACGCTGGATACCACCGTCTCCAACGCCATGCTCGTGATCGCCCTGCTGGGCTTCATCTCGTCCGTATCCGTGGCCCGCTTCCGCAAGAGGGATGGTTCCTAG
- the mnhG gene encoding monovalent cation/H(+) antiporter subunit G encodes MNIQLVTDVISLIFIVVGAILSFAGSVGLVRFGDTMSRIHAVTKPQTAGLILTILGAIIRVAGSEHLSPGERGDMGILLLLIGFSFLTSPVTAQRIGRVARREGLYAEKDQMSRNDAPADRALGKKR; translated from the coding sequence ATGAACATTCAACTTGTCACCGACGTCATCTCCCTCATCTTCATTGTGGTGGGAGCGATCCTCTCCTTCGCCGGCTCCGTGGGATTGGTGCGCTTTGGCGATACGATGTCCCGGATTCACGCCGTGACCAAGCCCCAAACCGCGGGCCTCATCCTCACGATCCTCGGCGCGATCATTCGCGTGGCGGGCAGCGAGCACCTCAGCCCCGGCGAGCGCGGCGACATGGGAATTCTGCTACTGCTCATCGGATTCTCCTTCCTCACCTCCCCGGTGACCGCCCAGCGCATTGGCCGCGTGGCGCGCCGCGAGGGGCTGTACGCGGAGAAGGATCAGATGTCGCGTAACGACGCCCCCGCCGACCGCGCGCTGGGCAAGAAGCGCTAG
- a CDS encoding ATP-binding protein, whose product MNGLSDQLTIDANPVPGTNTEDLDPDLLDEVKRHLRTTGSRALNGSENQWLRYIKITDTTGELTMAGLLCLGIYPQEAFPNHLIDVAVHPGNTKSTTAHTRFLDRKVCDGHIPAMLHDCLQTIKKNLRVRRVVSGSQGQDVLEIPEDVLREALANAVMHRDYSEQALAQRIHVDIYPDRVEIISPGGFPGAKSPKDLLDGIHATRNRILARLLATIPTPADNGGVLAESNGSGIPRMFAAMREAGLPVPEYDVDIAQVKVTLRRFGLMEPSVNEWLSGALGEDYHPTEGIALVLARELGVVSIADMRTQTGQDSDDLREALHRLRDRGLLAEMRPDHFRIPTPEDRLSEAKREILKSLSPTTPMSSRNIAKATGRSLASLRPILSRLVDSGLIQATAPPTSRNRAYLLPEG is encoded by the coding sequence ATGAACGGTCTTTCGGACCAACTCACCATCGACGCCAACCCCGTTCCCGGCACCAACACCGAAGATCTTGACCCAGACCTCCTCGACGAGGTGAAAAGGCATCTCCGCACCACCGGCAGTCGGGCGCTCAATGGCAGCGAGAATCAGTGGCTCCGATACATCAAAATCACCGATACCACCGGAGAATTGACCATGGCCGGTTTACTCTGCCTGGGCATCTACCCCCAGGAGGCCTTTCCGAATCACCTCATCGATGTAGCTGTTCACCCAGGGAATACAAAAAGCACCACCGCGCACACACGCTTCCTCGACCGCAAAGTGTGCGATGGTCACATTCCGGCCATGCTGCACGATTGCCTCCAAACCATAAAAAAGAATCTGCGTGTGCGACGCGTGGTTTCCGGTTCTCAAGGCCAGGACGTCCTAGAAATTCCCGAAGATGTACTCCGCGAGGCCCTTGCCAATGCCGTCATGCACCGCGATTATTCCGAGCAGGCCCTAGCACAGAGGATTCACGTGGACATCTATCCTGACCGCGTGGAAATCATCAGCCCCGGCGGTTTTCCTGGGGCCAAAAGCCCCAAAGATCTTCTGGACGGTATTCATGCGACCCGGAACCGCATCCTTGCTCGGCTTTTGGCGACAATCCCCACGCCTGCGGATAACGGTGGGGTGCTCGCGGAAAGTAATGGTTCCGGTATTCCCCGTATGTTTGCCGCCATGAGAGAAGCCGGGCTTCCTGTCCCCGAATATGACGTAGACATCGCCCAAGTCAAGGTAACCCTGCGCCGATTCGGTCTCATGGAGCCCAGCGTGAACGAATGGTTGAGTGGAGCCCTCGGGGAGGACTACCACCCCACAGAGGGCATTGCCCTCGTGCTCGCTCGGGAACTCGGAGTGGTCAGTATCGCGGACATGCGCACCCAAACAGGGCAGGATAGCGACGATCTCCGGGAAGCCCTCCACCGCCTCCGCGATCGCGGGTTACTTGCGGAGATGCGCCCCGATCACTTCCGTATCCCCACGCCGGAGGACCGTCTCAGCGAGGCCAAACGGGAGATTCTTAAGTCCCTCTCCCCCACCACCCCCATGTCCAGCAGGAATATCGCTAAGGCCACGGGCCGCAGTCTCGCCTCACTGCGCCCGATCCTAAGCCGGTTAGTGGATTCCGGCCTGATCCAGGCCACCGCCCCACCCACCAGCCGCAATCGCGCCTATCTCCTACCGGAGGGATAG
- a CDS encoding glutamate--cysteine ligase: MPEIKFERSPRPTLGVEWEVALIDPATYDLAHKAAEVIEIVEREHPEVHLEREFLQNTVELVTGVCDTVPQAVAELAHDLHAVRDAAAQLGLRVWSSGSHPFSDFRENPVSVKGSYNEIIERTQYWGSQMLIWGIHVHVGISHEDRVWPIINAIMTKYPHLLALTASSPGWDGVDTGYASNRTMLYQQLPTAGMPYQFGSWREWEGYMHDQGISGVINHTGSMHFDVRPAPKWGTIEVRISDATSNLRELSAVVALTHCLVVHYDRMYERGEELPTLQPWHVAENKWRAARYGLDALVITSRQTDEAWVRDELRALVTELMPLAEELGCAEELALVEGILDRGAGYARQRALYQEADSWVPAVKAACDELEAGLSLR; the protein is encoded by the coding sequence ATGCCTGAGATCAAGTTCGAGCGCTCTCCGCGCCCCACGCTGGGCGTGGAATGGGAGGTGGCCCTCATCGACCCCGCCACCTACGACCTCGCGCACAAGGCCGCCGAGGTTATAGAGATCGTGGAACGCGAGCACCCCGAGGTGCACCTAGAGCGCGAGTTCCTGCAAAACACCGTGGAACTAGTCACCGGAGTGTGTGATACCGTTCCGCAGGCCGTGGCGGAACTCGCCCACGATCTTCACGCCGTGCGCGACGCCGCCGCCCAATTGGGACTGCGGGTGTGGTCCTCCGGCTCCCACCCCTTCTCCGACTTCCGGGAAAACCCCGTGTCCGTCAAGGGTTCCTATAACGAGATCATCGAGCGCACGCAGTACTGGGGTTCCCAAATGCTCATCTGGGGTATCCACGTGCACGTGGGCATCAGCCACGAGGACCGCGTGTGGCCGATCATCAATGCGATCATGACCAAGTACCCGCACCTTTTGGCGCTCACCGCCTCCTCCCCCGGCTGGGACGGCGTGGACACCGGGTACGCCTCCAACCGCACCATGCTCTACCAGCAACTTCCCACCGCAGGTATGCCCTACCAATTCGGCTCCTGGCGGGAATGGGAGGGATACATGCACGATCAGGGCATCTCCGGCGTGATCAATCACACCGGCTCCATGCACTTCGACGTCCGCCCCGCGCCCAAGTGGGGCACCATCGAGGTACGCATTTCCGACGCCACCTCCAATCTCCGCGAACTCTCCGCCGTGGTGGCCCTCACGCACTGCCTCGTGGTGCACTATGACCGCATGTACGAGCGCGGGGAGGAACTTCCCACCTTGCAGCCCTGGCACGTGGCCGAAAACAAGTGGCGCGCCGCGCGCTACGGGCTCGACGCCCTGGTGATTACCTCCCGCCAGACCGATGAGGCGTGGGTGCGCGATGAACTCCGCGCCCTGGTGACCGAACTCATGCCGCTGGCGGAGGAACTGGGCTGCGCCGAGGAACTGGCCCTGGTGGAGGGGATCCTTGACCGGGGTGCCGGGTACGCCCGGCAGCGCGCTCTCTACCAGGAGGCGGACTCCTGGGTGCCCGCAGTCAAGGCCGCCTGTGATGAATTAGAAGCGGGGCTATCCCTCCGGTAG
- a CDS encoding LytR C-terminal domain-containing protein, with amino-acid sequence MNKDRENYEPYEDAYDEDYPADPAAAGAAGAAYPEDAPEERGEGSGIPLRGLAMVLVAVAILLAIWGIWALVGGEDKDGDSAAETSTAATAPAQQPAGQVPPGQPGQAGQQPAVTGAPQQIPATQAPAPADANGVVGDSQTNPSAPAQDPAQAASPAPSAPAENPSEGQNDNHNAQGQANQGQNAQEQNGRVNVLNNSTVQDLAANTSRQLEGQGNQIGEVGNLPEEQYKVNETTVFFHPGSEDRARRLAEQLGGVARPYDPNLPATTASQGDLTVVLAGAVAAPTR; translated from the coding sequence GTGAATAAAGATCGAGAGAACTACGAGCCCTACGAGGACGCCTACGACGAGGATTACCCGGCCGATCCCGCAGCGGCCGGTGCCGCTGGCGCTGCTTACCCCGAGGACGCGCCCGAGGAACGCGGCGAGGGCAGCGGCATTCCCCTGCGCGGGCTCGCCATGGTGCTCGTGGCCGTGGCGATTTTGCTGGCCATCTGGGGTATCTGGGCGCTCGTGGGCGGCGAGGATAAGGACGGCGATTCCGCCGCCGAGACTTCTACGGCTGCCACCGCCCCCGCGCAGCAGCCCGCTGGTCAGGTTCCCCCCGGGCAGCCGGGCCAGGCAGGTCAGCAGCCCGCGGTGACCGGCGCTCCCCAGCAGATTCCGGCCACCCAGGCTCCCGCCCCGGCGGACGCCAACGGCGTGGTGGGGGATAGCCAGACGAACCCCTCCGCCCCCGCACAAGATCCCGCTCAGGCCGCCAGCCCCGCGCCGAGCGCCCCGGCGGAGAACCCCAGCGAGGGACAGAACGATAACCACAACGCCCAGGGGCAGGCGAACCAGGGCCAGAACGCTCAGGAGCAGAACGGGCGCGTGAACGTGCTCAATAACTCCACCGTGCAGGACCTGGCGGCCAATACCTCCCGCCAGCTGGAGGGCCAGGGCAATCAGATCGGTGAGGTGGGCAACCTCCCCGAGGAGCAGTACAAGGTGAATGAAACCACCGTGTTCTTCCATCCCGGCAGCGAGGACCGGGCGCGTCGTCTAGCCGAACAACTCGGTGGCGTGGCTCGCCCCTACGATCCCAACCTCCCCGCCACCACGGCGAGCCAGGGTGACCTCACGGTGGTGCTCGCTGGGGCTGTGGCGGCGCCCACCCGGTAG
- a CDS encoding DUF3263 domain-containing protein, with amino-acid sequence MALSDFDARLLDFAQRAPRALGAREEAIRAELGISPVRYYQRLNLLIDAPEAMAAHPALVRRLALLRERHGKL; translated from the coding sequence ATGGCTCTGAGTGACTTCGACGCCCGCCTGCTGGACTTTGCGCAGCGCGCGCCGCGTGCCCTGGGCGCGCGCGAGGAGGCGATCCGCGCGGAGCTGGGGATCAGCCCGGTGCGCTATTACCAGCGCCTCAATCTGCTTATCGACGCCCCGGAGGCCATGGCCGCGCACCCCGCGCTGGTGCGGCGGCTGGCGCTACTCCGGGAACGCCACGGGAAATTGTAA
- a CDS encoding GNAT family N-acetyltransferase — MSTWFRSQPIAVGDRVVVRRALPDTPGHLSDVVGHVLALDPLTVRPQKVGGLPSQAPSVTIPAEQVQVVRKLSPRRVLNSDIRAIEQATAAAFPGLEHRWSGNGQWLLRAGDGITERSNSATPLGSSAGLSAVPLAEIKEFYAAHGLPVVIHLPERLARPAEALCSGPDWERGPEILVMTRQIDAAPEPTQPVPGLRFRVDPQPDADWLAMYHFRGTPLPERALRLLSTEIEGTLGFGRLLTTQGDTVAVTRGTITSSQDGRTWLGYSAVEVAPAYRRRGLATWLGAEMLAWGHAHGAQAAYLQVLESNAAGVGLYTAQGFIEHHRHRYAHHRLSS; from the coding sequence ATGAGCACCTGGTTCCGCAGCCAGCCCATCGCGGTGGGAGACCGCGTGGTGGTGCGCCGCGCGCTGCCGGATACCCCCGGCCACCTCAGCGACGTGGTGGGGCACGTCCTCGCCCTCGATCCGCTCACCGTGCGCCCGCAAAAGGTGGGTGGCCTGCCCTCCCAGGCTCCCAGCGTGACGATCCCCGCCGAGCAGGTGCAGGTGGTGCGCAAACTCTCCCCGCGCCGCGTGCTCAACTCCGATATTCGCGCCATCGAGCAGGCCACCGCCGCCGCCTTTCCCGGTCTGGAGCATAGGTGGAGCGGCAACGGCCAATGGCTGCTGCGCGCGGGCGATGGCATCACGGAGCGCTCCAATTCCGCCACTCCCCTGGGCTCCTCCGCCGGGCTGAGCGCGGTACCCCTGGCGGAGATCAAGGAGTTCTATGCCGCCCACGGCCTGCCGGTGGTGATCCACCTTCCCGAGCGCCTTGCCCGCCCGGCGGAGGCCCTGTGCTCCGGCCCGGACTGGGAGCGCGGCCCGGAGATCCTGGTGATGACCAGGCAGATTGATGCCGCACCGGAACCCACGCAGCCCGTGCCGGGGCTAAGGTTCCGCGTGGACCCGCAGCCCGATGCGGACTGGCTGGCCATGTACCACTTCCGGGGCACGCCGCTGCCGGAGCGCGCGCTGCGGCTGCTGAGCACCGAAATCGAGGGCACCCTGGGCTTTGGCCGCCTGCTCACCACACAGGGCGATACCGTGGCCGTAACCCGGGGCACCATCACCTCCTCCCAGGACGGCCGAACCTGGCTGGGCTACTCCGCCGTGGAGGTGGCCCCCGCTTATCGACGCCGCGGTTTAGCCACCTGGCTGGGCGCGGAGATGTTGGCCTGGGGCCACGCCCACGGCGCGCAGGCCGCCTACCTCCAGGTACTCGAATCCAACGCGGCCGGGGTAGGCCTCTACACCGCGCAGGGATTTATAGAGCATCATCGACATCGCTACGCGCACCACCGGCTATCCTCGTAG
- a CDS encoding exodeoxyribonuclease III, which produces MRIATWNVNSARTRADRMVEFLLRHEVDVLAVQETKCSDDKFPYSHFEEIGYQVAHVGYHQWNGVALLSRVGLEDVSTHFPDQPGFAKDPTAEQAREARAVGATCGGVRVWSLYVPNGREIADRHYDYKLRWLWTLRDQVAAHLREDPQARLLLMGDFNIAPRDEDVWDMSVFEGRTHITEPERAAFQALEEAGLNEVTRQFTEDTRYTYWDYTAGRFGKNEGMRIDFQLASPALARATTAGFVDMEERSGKGASDHAPVVVDYDLDGSATPDFDSVR; this is translated from the coding sequence ATGCGCATAGCCACCTGGAACGTCAATTCGGCACGCACCCGCGCGGATCGCATGGTGGAGTTTTTACTCCGCCACGAGGTAGACGTGCTCGCGGTGCAGGAGACCAAGTGCTCCGACGATAAGTTCCCTTACTCCCACTTTGAGGAGATCGGCTACCAGGTGGCGCACGTGGGATACCACCAGTGGAACGGGGTGGCCCTGCTCTCCCGGGTGGGGTTGGAGGACGTATCCACCCACTTCCCCGATCAGCCCGGCTTTGCCAAGGATCCCACAGCAGAGCAGGCCCGCGAGGCCCGCGCGGTGGGGGCCACCTGCGGCGGGGTGCGGGTGTGGAGCCTGTACGTGCCCAATGGCCGGGAAATTGCGGATCGCCACTACGACTACAAATTGCGCTGGCTGTGGACGCTGCGCGATCAGGTCGCCGCGCACCTGCGCGAGGATCCCCAAGCCAGGCTGCTGCTCATGGGGGACTTCAACATCGCCCCCCGCGATGAGGACGTGTGGGATATGAGCGTGTTCGAGGGCCGCACCCACATCACCGAGCCCGAACGCGCCGCCTTCCAAGCCCTAGAGGAGGCCGGGCTGAATGAGGTCACCCGGCAGTTCACCGAGGACACCCGCTATACCTATTGGGATTACACCGCCGGGCGCTTTGGCAAGAACGAGGGCATGAGGATCGATTTTCAGCTGGCCAGCCCCGCGCTGGCGCGGGCCACCACGGCCGGGTTTGTGGACATGGAGGAGCGCTCCGGTAAGGGGGCCTCCGATCACGCCCCCGTGGTGGTGGACTATGACCTCGATGGTTCGGCCACCCCCGATTTTGATAGCGTGCGATAG
- the cls gene encoding cardiolipin synthase gives MFSLNLNLDTWQLIGLLVDYTIKIIAIGYVPEGRRPSSSTAWLLAILLLPVVGLPLFLLMGSPYINRRRHRIQQEANAMIEDIQEDAPDYPPSVTLSSEVASLVRLNRSLTNFPALPAVNVGLHADYDDILRRMAEAVDTAQDHVHVEIYIMAWDDTTDVFFRALERAAARGVQVRLLFDQIGSYKYPGYRKLGRRLDSIGVEWQLMLPLQPWYGRFRRPDLRNHRKILVVDGRIGFMGSMNAIARSYLMPKNIKKGRQWIDAMVELEGPIVDSLEMIFAVDWYLESGEDLKLSNTTHPAPLSALSSSSTNVAQVLPSGPGYTTEPNLRMFTSIVHHAKERLILCSPYFIPDESLLSAVTTACYRGVRVELLVSEEADQFMVHHAQSSYYQALLEAGVRIYQFPAPYVLHTKFLLADPDATDGDPIAVLGSSNMDMRSFGLNYEVSLMVVRGNLIEQLNDLTAAYQSVSTELTLEQWNQRGFARRYVDNVMRLTSALQ, from the coding sequence GTGTTCTCCTTAAACCTCAATCTGGATACCTGGCAGCTCATTGGCCTCCTGGTGGATTACACCATCAAGATCATCGCCATTGGTTACGTCCCGGAGGGCCGCCGCCCCAGTTCCTCCACCGCCTGGCTGCTGGCCATTCTTCTTCTTCCCGTGGTGGGCCTGCCGCTGTTCCTCCTCATGGGCAGCCCCTACATCAATCGGCGCCGCCACCGCATTCAGCAGGAGGCCAACGCCATGATCGAGGACATTCAGGAGGACGCCCCTGATTACCCTCCCAGCGTCACGCTCTCCTCCGAGGTGGCCTCCCTGGTGCGGCTCAACCGCTCGCTGACCAATTTCCCCGCCCTGCCCGCCGTCAATGTGGGGCTGCACGCGGATTATGACGATATTCTGCGCCGCATGGCCGAGGCCGTGGATACCGCCCAGGATCACGTACACGTGGAGATTTACATCATGGCCTGGGATGACACCACCGATGTATTCTTCCGCGCCCTGGAACGCGCGGCGGCACGCGGCGTGCAGGTGCGCCTGCTCTTTGACCAGATCGGCAGCTACAAGTACCCGGGTTATCGCAAACTCGGCCGCCGCCTGGATTCCATCGGGGTGGAGTGGCAGCTCATGCTTCCGCTCCAGCCCTGGTACGGCCGCTTCCGACGCCCCGATCTGCGCAACCACCGCAAGATCCTGGTGGTGGACGGCAGGATCGGCTTCATGGGCTCCATGAACGCCATCGCACGCTCCTACCTCATGCCCAAGAACATCAAGAAGGGCCGCCAGTGGATCGACGCGATGGTGGAACTAGAGGGGCCCATCGTGGACTCCCTGGAAATGATCTTTGCCGTGGACTGGTATCTGGAATCCGGCGAGGACCTCAAACTGAGCAACACCACACACCCGGCCCCGCTCTCCGCGCTGTCCTCCTCGTCCACCAACGTGGCGCAGGTGCTTCCCTCCGGGCCGGGTTACACCACGGAACCCAACCTGCGCATGTTCACCTCCATCGTGCACCACGCCAAGGAACGGTTGATCCTGTGCAGCCCGTACTTCATTCCCGATGAATCCCTGCTCTCCGCCGTGACCACCGCCTGCTACCGAGGGGTACGGGTGGAACTTCTGGTCTCCGAGGAGGCCGATCAGTTCATGGTGCACCACGCCCAATCCAGCTATTACCAGGCCCTCCTGGAGGCCGGCGTGCGCATTTATCAGTTCCCCGCCCCCTATGTGCTGCACACCAAGTTCCTCCTGGCGGACCCGGACGCCACCGACGGCGATCCCATCGCCGTTCTTGGCTCCTCCAACATGGATATGCGCAGCTTCGGGCTCAACTACGAAGTCTCGCTCATGGTGGTGCGCGGAAACCTCATCGAGCAACTCAACGACCTCACTGCGGCCTACCAATCGGTGTCCACGGAACTGACTCTTGAGCAGTGGAATCAGCGCGGTTTTGCGCGCCGATACGTGGATAACGTCATGCGGCTTACCTCCGCTTTGCAGTGA